The following proteins come from a genomic window of Deltaproteobacteria bacterium:
- a CDS encoding ABC transporter ATP-binding protein yields the protein MSGEVVLEARALTRRFGAHTAVDALSLAIPRAQIYGFLGPNGSGKTTTIRMLCGLLAPSAGDATVLGLAIPREAPKLRERIGYMTQKFSLYEDLSVAENLEFLAEIYALERGAARRRIDELCAEYRLEKLRDQLAGTLSGGQRQRLALAGALIHRPDLLFLDEPTSAVDPESRRDFWESLFRLVDAGTTILVSTHYMDEAERCHALAILDRGVLVANGAPRELMGALAGSVVEIEGEALRAARTALEGLAFVVSVAQLGTRLRVLTDCAEPAREVQRALAAAHVDATARAALPSLEDVFVAATRGRGVAA from the coding sequence GTGAGCGGCGAGGTCGTCCTCGAAGCGCGCGCCCTCACGCGGCGCTTCGGCGCGCACACCGCGGTCGACGCGCTCTCGCTCGCGATTCCGCGCGCGCAGATCTACGGCTTTCTCGGCCCCAACGGCTCGGGCAAGACGACCACGATTCGCATGCTGTGCGGCCTGCTCGCGCCGAGCGCCGGCGACGCCACGGTGCTCGGCCTCGCGATCCCGCGCGAAGCGCCGAAGCTGCGTGAGCGCATCGGCTACATGACGCAGAAGTTCTCGCTCTACGAAGATCTGAGCGTCGCCGAGAACCTCGAGTTCCTCGCCGAGATCTACGCGCTCGAGCGCGGCGCAGCGCGCAGGCGCATCGACGAGCTGTGCGCCGAGTACCGCCTCGAAAAGCTGCGCGATCAGCTCGCGGGCACGCTCTCCGGCGGCCAGAGGCAGCGCCTCGCGCTCGCCGGCGCCCTGATCCACCGACCCGACTTGTTATTCCTCGACGAGCCCACCAGCGCCGTGGACCCCGAGAGCCGCCGCGACTTCTGGGAGTCGCTGTTCCGCCTCGTCGACGCCGGCACCACGATCCTCGTCTCGACGCACTACATGGACGAGGCCGAGCGCTGCCACGCGCTCGCGATCCTCGATCGCGGCGTGCTCGTGGCGAACGGCGCGCCGCGCGAGCTGATGGGCGCGCTCGCGGGCTCGGTGGTCGAGATCGAGGGCGAGGCACTGCGCGCCGCGCGCACCGCTCTCGAAGGACTCGCGTTCGTCGTCAGCGTCGCGCAGCTCGGCACGCGGCTGCGCGTGCTCACGGACTGCGCCGAGCCGGCGCGCGAAGTGCAGCGCGCGCTCGCCGCGGCGCACGTCGACGCGACCGCGCGCGCGGCGCTGCCGAGCCTCGAGGACGTGTTCGTCGCCGCGACGCGCGGCCGCGGCGTCGCAGCATGA
- a CDS encoding HTTM domain-containing protein — protein sequence MAATRIVLGFGMLPFHVLQYYTLLGLDWTGPKFWFVHPIWYFEWLGIQRLDPALAALALATLLIATTTFALGYRTRLSAVVCLVAIALLKGMRDSVAGDVHHRELVPFAVLFLFAFSRCGDVDSLDARRRPETRELEEWESSWPIKAAQLHIASFYFWSGLAKWRMTGWDWIRDGERLQVLLLNRSFRFGIGPDGEPEGNPLALWFSHQTELLILLALATFVMELGFHLVLWMRAAGLRALFLGGVTLFHVANYVLMKVKFVFLPVVFAVFFDLSPLLDRIAPVLGRRSARGTE from the coding sequence TTGGCGGCGACTCGAATCGTGCTCGGCTTCGGGATGCTGCCGTTTCACGTGCTGCAGTACTACACGTTGTTAGGGCTCGATTGGACGGGCCCGAAGTTCTGGTTCGTGCACCCGATCTGGTACTTCGAGTGGCTCGGCATCCAACGCTTGGACCCGGCACTCGCGGCGCTCGCGCTCGCGACGCTCCTGATTGCGACCACCACGTTCGCGCTGGGCTACCGCACGCGCCTCTCCGCGGTCGTCTGCCTCGTCGCGATCGCACTGCTGAAGGGAATGCGCGACAGCGTCGCGGGCGACGTGCACCACCGCGAGCTCGTGCCGTTCGCGGTGCTGTTCCTGTTCGCGTTCTCGCGCTGCGGCGATGTCGACTCGCTCGATGCGCGCCGTCGCCCGGAAACCCGCGAGCTCGAGGAGTGGGAGTCGAGCTGGCCGATCAAGGCCGCGCAGCTGCACATCGCGTCGTTCTACTTCTGGAGCGGCCTCGCGAAGTGGCGCATGACCGGATGGGACTGGATCCGCGACGGCGAGCGGCTGCAGGTACTTCTGCTCAACCGTTCGTTTCGCTTCGGCATCGGCCCCGACGGCGAGCCGGAGGGCAACCCGCTCGCGCTCTGGTTCTCGCACCAGACCGAGTTGTTGATCCTGCTCGCGCTCGCGACCTTCGTGATGGAGCTCGGGTTCCACCTCGTCCTGTGGATGCGCGCCGCCGGGCTGCGCGCGCTGTTCCTCGGCGGCGTCACGCTCTTTCACGTCGCGAACTATGTCCTCATGAAGGTGAAGTTCGTATTCCTGCCCGTGGTGTTCGCGGTTTTCTTCGATCTTTCGCCCCTGCTCGACCGCATTGCGCCGGTGCTCGGCAGGCGCTCCGCACGAGGGACTGAATGA
- a CDS encoding ABC transporter permease, with translation MNFWRRTAAVARKEVRQLRRDYFTAGMIVGLPAIQLLLFGYAINTDVRHLRAGVADAANTQLSRRLVADAEASQVVDVVAQVETPEQLEELLREGEIAVGIAIPRDFERRARREGRAPAQLLVDGADPALLIAARGLASLPIAARPTPRAEPTPTFEVRPFYNPERRSAVQIVPGLIGVILTMTMVLFTSVAIVRERERGNLELIINTPVRTTELMLGKISPYVAIGMIQTTLILLLGRAVFDVPIAGSLFDLYAGSLIFVTSVTALGLLFSTLVSTQMQAFQLTFMSFLPQILMSGFMFPFDGMPKPARLVAEIFPLTHFVRLVRGIILRGASLGEVRGELWPLALFFVVTVSIAIARFRKRLD, from the coding sequence ATGAACTTCTGGCGCCGCACCGCCGCCGTGGCGCGCAAGGAAGTGCGCCAGCTGCGCCGCGATTACTTCACGGCGGGGATGATCGTGGGCCTACCCGCGATCCAGCTGTTGCTGTTCGGTTACGCGATCAACACCGACGTGCGCCACCTGCGCGCGGGCGTCGCCGACGCCGCGAACACGCAGCTCTCGCGCCGTCTCGTCGCCGACGCGGAGGCGAGCCAAGTCGTCGACGTGGTCGCGCAGGTCGAGACGCCGGAGCAGCTCGAGGAGTTGTTACGGGAAGGCGAGATCGCGGTCGGCATCGCGATCCCGCGCGACTTCGAGCGCCGCGCGCGAAGAGAGGGTCGCGCCCCCGCGCAGCTGCTCGTCGACGGCGCGGATCCCGCCTTGCTGATCGCCGCTCGCGGCCTCGCCTCGCTGCCGATCGCCGCGCGCCCCACGCCGCGCGCGGAGCCGACGCCCACCTTCGAGGTGCGCCCGTTCTACAACCCCGAGCGCCGCTCGGCGGTCCAGATCGTGCCCGGCCTGATCGGCGTGATCCTCACGATGACGATGGTGCTGTTCACGTCGGTCGCGATCGTGCGCGAGCGCGAGCGCGGCAATCTCGAGCTGATCATCAACACGCCCGTGCGCACCACCGAGCTGATGCTCGGCAAGATCTCCCCCTACGTCGCGATCGGAATGATCCAGACCACGCTGATCCTGTTGCTGGGGCGCGCTGTCTTCGACGTGCCGATCGCGGGCAGCCTCTTCGACCTCTACGCCGGCTCGCTGATCTTCGTCACCTCGGTCACCGCGCTCGGCCTGCTCTTCTCGACGCTCGTCTCGACGCAGATGCAGGCCTTCCAGCTCACCTTCATGTCCTTCCTGCCGCAGATCCTGATGAGCGGCTTCATGTTCCCCTTCGACGGCATGCCGAAGCCCGCTCGGCTCGTCGCCGAAATCTTTCCGCTCACCCACTTCGTGCGCCTCGTGCGCGGCATCATCCTGCGCGGCGCGAGCCTCGGCGAGGTGCGCGGCGAGCTGTGGCCGCTCGCGCTGTTCTTCGTGGTCACCGTGTCGATCGCGATCGCGCGCTTCCGAAAGCGGCTCGACTAA
- a CDS encoding enoyl-CoA hydratase/isomerase family protein codes for MYTDIRTEKRGACHWIVLNRPDAMNAVRPKTYVELTHAFEDADADRDTRFIVLSGEGRGFCAGDDFNEIFLSEDQHPSKRSDATLARYRSRHGAATPVVGAILACTKPTIAAINGPAVGMGMDLALLCDIRIASERAKLGSYFVRRGVIGSIGGTYLLPRIVGLSRAMELLLSGELVDAHEAERLGLVSRVVPDSELAAAVDALAEKLSWGAPLAQRAIKRVVRRGLTVDPDALEEYGRLLSDELWKTEDHREGVRSHVERRKPAFRER; via the coding sequence ATGTACACCGACATCCGCACCGAGAAGCGCGGCGCGTGCCATTGGATCGTGCTGAATCGCCCCGACGCGATGAACGCGGTGCGCCCCAAAACCTACGTCGAGCTCACGCACGCCTTCGAGGACGCCGACGCCGATCGCGACACGCGCTTCATCGTGCTCTCCGGCGAAGGTCGAGGCTTCTGCGCCGGCGACGACTTCAACGAGATCTTCCTCAGCGAGGACCAGCACCCCTCGAAGCGCAGCGACGCCACGCTCGCGCGCTACCGCTCGCGCCACGGCGCCGCGACCCCCGTGGTCGGCGCGATTCTCGCGTGCACGAAGCCGACCATCGCCGCGATCAACGGCCCCGCGGTCGGCATGGGCATGGACCTCGCGCTGCTCTGCGACATCCGCATCGCGAGCGAGCGCGCGAAGCTCGGCAGCTACTTCGTGCGCCGCGGCGTGATCGGCAGCATCGGCGGCACGTACCTCCTGCCGCGCATCGTCGGCCTCTCGCGCGCGATGGAGCTGCTGCTCTCGGGCGAGCTCGTCGACGCACACGAAGCGGAGCGGCTCGGCCTGGTCTCGCGCGTCGTGCCCGACAGCGAGCTCGCCGCCGCGGTCGACGCCCTCGCCGAGAAGCTCTCGTGGGGAGCGCCGCTCGCGCAGCGCGCGATCAAGCGCGTGGTGCGCCGCGGCCTCACCGTCGACCCCGATGCGCTCGAGGAGTACGGACGCCTGCTGTCGGACGAGCTGTGGAAGACGGAGGACCACCGCGAGGGCGTGCGGAGCCACGTCGAACGGAGGAAGCCCGCGTTCAGGGAGCGCTGA
- a CDS encoding amidohydrolase family protein, producing the protein MAHDLVIRGGDIIDGTGKPAFRGDVAIDGDTITAVGAVSAPGKREIDARGHAVTPGFVDIHTHLDAQIAWDPLLTPLSWHGVTSALLGNCGVTFAPVRPGDAATLAGMMETVEDIPRRAILEGLPWNWEGYGGYLDALRTTAPAINVAGLVGHCAVRFYVMGERAVDEQPTDAEMDRIAEVVGESVRQGAVGFSTSRLIGHVLPDGRDVPGTHASAEELVRIARAVKRAGGGLMQNVLDLSGKFDHEMALIRKEAEATGDRVLFSVTAGNSDASGKRLNAIVDGMRADGLDVSCVAIPRGSGFVTGLVNELPWRSGAWKELAARSFAERLAALDDADFCARLVADANADTSFMAKVPTFHLGSGDTPDYVFRMETSLAHLAKLAGETEAETFLRMQRETRGKALFTKLFFNPNLRAVEDLISGGHILPGLGDAGAHVGQVMDSGWCSFVLAHWVRERGLFTTEEAVRRMSAMPARIMGLKDRGRLEAGLKADVNVIDLARVSERMPEYVRDFPNGAGRFVQRGRGYRATLCNGVPILENDEHTGLRGGAVIGR; encoded by the coding sequence ATGGCGCACGATCTCGTGATTCGGGGCGGGGACATCATCGACGGCACGGGCAAGCCTGCCTTTCGCGGCGACGTCGCCATCGATGGCGACACGATCACCGCGGTCGGCGCGGTCTCCGCACCCGGCAAGCGCGAGATCGACGCGCGCGGGCACGCGGTCACGCCGGGCTTCGTCGACATCCACACGCACCTCGACGCGCAGATCGCGTGGGACCCGCTGCTGACGCCGCTTTCGTGGCACGGCGTGACGAGCGCGTTGTTAGGGAACTGCGGCGTCACCTTCGCGCCGGTGCGGCCGGGCGATGCGGCGACGCTCGCGGGCATGATGGAGACGGTCGAGGACATCCCGCGCCGCGCGATCCTCGAGGGCCTGCCCTGGAACTGGGAAGGCTACGGCGGCTACCTCGACGCGCTGCGCACGACGGCGCCCGCGATCAACGTCGCGGGGCTCGTCGGCCACTGCGCGGTGCGCTTCTACGTGATGGGCGAGCGCGCCGTCGACGAGCAGCCGACCGACGCCGAGATGGATCGCATCGCGGAAGTGGTCGGCGAGTCCGTGCGCCAGGGCGCGGTCGGATTCTCGACCTCGCGCCTGATCGGCCACGTGCTGCCCGACGGCCGCGACGTGCCCGGCACGCACGCGAGCGCCGAAGAGCTCGTGCGCATCGCGCGCGCCGTGAAGCGCGCGGGCGGCGGGCTCATGCAAAACGTGCTCGACCTCTCGGGCAAGTTCGACCACGAGATGGCGCTGATCCGCAAAGAGGCCGAGGCGACTGGCGACCGCGTGCTGTTCAGCGTGACCGCGGGCAACTCCGACGCCTCGGGCAAGCGCCTCAACGCGATCGTCGACGGCATGCGCGCCGACGGCCTCGACGTGAGCTGCGTCGCGATCCCGCGCGGGTCGGGATTTGTTACGGGCCTCGTGAACGAGCTGCCCTGGCGCAGCGGCGCCTGGAAGGAGCTCGCCGCGCGGAGCTTCGCGGAGCGGCTCGCGGCGCTCGACGACGCCGACTTCTGCGCGCGCCTCGTCGCCGATGCGAACGCGGACACGAGCTTCATGGCGAAGGTGCCGACCTTCCATCTCGGCAGTGGCGACACGCCCGACTACGTGTTCCGCATGGAGACCTCGCTCGCGCATCTCGCGAAGCTCGCGGGCGAGACGGAGGCCGAGACGTTCCTGCGCATGCAGCGCGAGACGCGCGGCAAGGCGCTCTTCACGAAGCTCTTCTTCAACCCGAACCTGCGCGCCGTCGAGGACCTGATCTCGGGCGGCCACATCCTGCCGGGCCTCGGCGACGCCGGCGCGCACGTCGGCCAGGTGATGGACTCGGGCTGGTGCTCGTTCGTGCTCGCCCACTGGGTGCGCGAGCGCGGCCTCTTCACGACGGAAGAAGCGGTGCGCCGCATGAGCGCGATGCCAGCGCGCATCATGGGCCTGAAAGATCGCGGCAGGCTCGAAGCGGGCCTCAAGGCCGACGTGAACGTGATCGACCTCGCCCGCGTGAGCGAACGCATGCCCGAATACGTGCGCGACTTCCCGAACGGCGCCGGCCGCTTCGTGCAGCGCGGCCGCGGCTACCGCGCCACGCTGTGCAACGGCGTGCCGATCCTCGAGAATGACGAGCACACGGGGCTACGCGGCGGCGCCGTGATCGGGCGCTGA